In Deinococcus maricopensis DSM 21211, one genomic interval encodes:
- the xseB gene encoding exodeoxyribonuclease VII small subunit has protein sequence MSEYREAYATLARVARALEDGEADLDRVLPLVEEARAAYGVVRARIEAVRAALGDDWEDEEGSAAEADDLDDEDD, from the coding sequence ATGAGTGAGTACCGGGAAGCGTACGCCACGCTGGCGCGGGTGGCGCGGGCCCTGGAGGACGGCGAAGCCGACCTGGACCGGGTGCTGCCGCTGGTGGAGGAGGCGCGCGCCGCATACGGCGTGGTCCGCGCGCGCATCGAGGCGGTCCGCGCGGCCCTCGGCGACGACTGGGAGGACGAGGAGGGCAGCGCGGCGGAAGCAGACGACCTGGACGACGAGGACGACTAG
- the rplU gene encoding 50S ribosomal protein L21, whose translation MFAIITSGGKQYRVQEGDVIRVESLKGQAGDKVELKPLLVGGDQTLTGDDAAKFTVNAEVVEHGKFKKIYVRKYKSGIQYRRRTGHRQQFTAIKITGIQG comes from the coding sequence ATGTTTGCGATCATTACGAGCGGTGGGAAACAGTACCGCGTGCAGGAAGGCGACGTCATCCGCGTCGAGAGCCTCAAGGGCCAGGCGGGCGACAAAGTCGAACTCAAGCCCCTGCTGGTGGGCGGCGACCAGACGCTGACCGGCGACGACGCCGCGAAGTTCACGGTCAACGCGGAAGTTGTCGAACACGGCAAGTTCAAGAAGATCTACGTCCGCAAGTACAAGAGCGGCATCCAGTACCGCCGCCGCACCGGTCACCGCCAGCAGTTCACGGCGATCAAGATCACCGGCATTCAAGGGTAA
- the rpmA gene encoding 50S ribosomal protein L27 produces MAHKKGVGSSKNGRDSNPKYLGVKKFGGERVLAGNILVRQRGTKFKAGANVGMGRDHTLFALTDGVVVFANKGSKGRFISVQLPVEAAAD; encoded by the coding sequence ATGGCTCACAAGAAGGGCGTAGGCTCCTCGAAGAACGGTCGCGACAGCAACCCCAAGTACCTCGGCGTGAAGAAGTTCGGCGGTGAGCGCGTGCTCGCCGGGAACATCCTGGTGCGCCAGCGCGGCACGAAGTTCAAGGCCGGCGCGAACGTCGGCATGGGCCGCGACCACACCCTGTTCGCCCTGACGGACGGCGTCGTGGTGTTCGCGAACAAAGGCAGCAAGGGCCGCTTCATCAGCGTGCAGCTGCCGGTCGAAGCCGCCGCTGACTGA
- the obgE gene encoding GTPase ObgE: protein MAFRDVLDIEVIAGNGGDGSMSFHRAKYMEKGGPDGGHGGRGGSIVLRAIEGVESLERLVGKRKFKAENGAYGEGRLRQGSDGADLVIDVPVGTTAFDADSGKILADLVQVGQTKVIASGGYGGRGNSVFASSTRQAPRFAELGTRGERRRVRLELRLIADVGLVGYPNAGKSSLLAALSNANPAIADYPFTTLSPILGVVQEDDRDRRFTMADIPGIIEGASEGKGLGLEFLRHISRTRLLVYVLAADRDPIGELQQLQAELRSYDPSLLENAALVALNKLDLIDEDIAAMIEEELTQFGLPVLRVSARERQHIETLRDTIFELLPSRDAWAERNALAEDVDEVRIEPLQVTLRIDPPEKGSTEPERVLVVTGGGFEEKIDRFSRHLEDAAEYLSGVFRRQGLNTALKRAGAREGDTVEIGAFRFEYFDDQS, encoded by the coding sequence ATGGCATTTCGTGACGTGCTGGACATTGAAGTGATCGCCGGGAACGGCGGGGACGGAAGCATGAGCTTCCACCGCGCCAAGTACATGGAGAAGGGCGGCCCGGACGGCGGGCACGGCGGACGCGGCGGCAGCATCGTGCTGCGCGCCATCGAAGGCGTCGAAAGCCTGGAGCGCCTCGTCGGCAAACGCAAGTTCAAGGCCGAGAACGGCGCGTACGGCGAGGGTCGCCTGCGTCAGGGTTCCGACGGCGCCGACCTCGTCATCGACGTGCCCGTGGGCACCACCGCGTTCGACGCGGACAGCGGCAAGATCCTCGCCGACCTCGTGCAGGTCGGCCAGACGAAAGTCATTGCCAGCGGCGGCTACGGCGGGCGCGGCAACAGCGTGTTCGCCAGCAGCACCCGCCAGGCGCCGCGATTCGCGGAACTCGGCACGCGCGGCGAACGCCGGCGCGTCCGCCTGGAACTGCGCCTGATCGCGGACGTTGGCCTCGTCGGCTACCCGAACGCCGGGAAGAGCAGTCTGCTCGCGGCGCTCAGCAACGCCAACCCGGCCATCGCGGACTACCCGTTCACGACCCTCTCCCCCATCCTGGGCGTGGTGCAGGAAGACGACCGCGACCGCCGCTTCACGATGGCGGACATCCCCGGCATCATCGAGGGCGCCAGCGAAGGCAAGGGCCTCGGGCTGGAGTTCCTGCGGCACATCAGCCGCACGCGCCTGCTGGTGTACGTGCTCGCCGCGGACCGCGACCCGATCGGGGAACTGCAGCAACTGCAGGCGGAGTTGCGGTCGTACGACCCGTCGCTGCTGGAGAACGCCGCGCTTGTCGCGCTGAACAAACTCGACCTGATTGACGAGGACATCGCCGCGATGATCGAGGAGGAGCTCACGCAGTTCGGCCTGCCGGTGCTGCGCGTGAGCGCCCGTGAACGTCAGCACATCGAGACGCTGCGCGACACCATCTTTGAACTGCTGCCCTCGCGTGACGCCTGGGCGGAACGCAACGCCCTCGCCGAGGACGTCGACGAGGTGCGCATCGAGCCGCTGCAGGTCACGCTCCGCATCGACCCGCCCGAAAAGGGCAGCACCGAGCCGGAACGCGTACTGGTCGTCACGGGCGGCGGGTTCGAGGAGAAGATCGACCGCTTCTCACGTCACCTTGAGGACGCGGCCGAGTATCTGTCCGGCGTGTTCCGCCGTCAGGGCCTGAACACCGCACTGAAGCGTGCTGGCGCGCGCGAAGGTGACACCGTGGAGATCGGCGCGTTCCGCTTCGAGTACTTCGACGACCAATCGTGA
- the yqeK gene encoding bis(5'-nucleosyl)-tetraphosphatase (symmetrical) YqeK has translation MVKPRRFEHVLRVARLAFDIALANGLDAERAYIAGILHDIARDLPDAELLKLAPPECDIDARHPLALHGRAARTLLERWGFADGTVLEAVEDHTTGPRPHNGVSKAVYIADVSEPGRGVNDDIRELAMTDLDAALRRAIHSKVTYLQGRGIAVHPRTLRVHEALL, from the coding sequence ATGGTCAAACCCCGCCGGTTCGAACACGTGCTGCGCGTCGCGCGGCTCGCGTTCGACATTGCCCTCGCGAACGGCCTCGACGCCGAACGCGCGTACATTGCCGGCATCCTGCACGACATCGCGCGGGACCTGCCGGACGCGGAACTGCTGAAGCTCGCGCCGCCCGAGTGCGACATCGACGCGCGTCATCCGCTCGCGCTGCATGGCCGCGCAGCGCGGACGTTGCTGGAACGCTGGGGTTTCGCGGACGGCACCGTGCTGGAAGCTGTCGAGGACCACACGACCGGCCCGCGTCCGCACAACGGCGTGAGCAAGGCCGTGTACATCGCGGACGTGTCCGAACCGGGCCGCGGCGTCAACGACGACATCCGCGAACTCGCCATGACCGACCTGGACGCCGCACTGCGGCGCGCCATCCACAGCAAGGTCACGTACCTGCAGGGACGCGGCATCGCCGTGCACCCCCGCACGCTGCGCGTGCACGAGGCGCTGCTGTGA
- a CDS encoding LCP family protein — protein sequence MTPNPPKRAIPRPPAQTFYAERTVPAWRAWQLSSLLVCATALGGFWALTGTGGEARSVAMTTPGAPPHFTLLVAGRDIVYCYYRTPCKDQNQRTGLWQPPNTDTLMLMKVDGTRVDVLSIPRDTNVGEFNPALGVSAQKINSFYFREGPSGLARAVETVTGEHVDAYAIVRTDFVERVVDALGGLDVTVPDVPSYGDPKRRGIHFDDNAANLHVHLDPGAHHLDGQAAVAFLRMRKGFGDDYGRMDHQKQAISQLASKLKTPAGLAALPTILGGLQDGVETNVDPTLLQQVQPYLSSFKLAFATLPTNEIPGVSNLAPDRAALARIWGVPADTNVQNARVHLVDASGANLGGPLARLLRASGYTVRTVETAPLSRENSQVFTLDAVGAAERLADQLGLPRLQGLRFPVQSGEIGVYLGQDAQSAYPELARINAIQP from the coding sequence GTGACGCCGAACCCGCCAAAGCGCGCCATCCCGCGCCCGCCTGCCCAGACGTTCTACGCGGAGCGCACGGTGCCGGCGTGGCGCGCGTGGCAGCTCAGCAGCCTGCTGGTGTGCGCCACGGCGCTCGGCGGGTTCTGGGCGCTGACCGGCACGGGCGGCGAGGCGCGCAGCGTCGCCATGACCACGCCGGGCGCCCCGCCGCACTTCACGCTGCTGGTCGCCGGGCGCGACATCGTGTACTGCTACTACCGCACGCCCTGCAAGGACCAGAACCAGCGCACGGGCCTGTGGCAGCCGCCGAACACCGACACGCTGATGCTGATGAAGGTGGACGGCACGCGCGTGGACGTCCTGTCCATCCCGCGCGACACGAACGTCGGCGAGTTCAACCCCGCGCTGGGCGTGTCCGCGCAGAAGATCAACTCCTTTTACTTCCGTGAGGGCCCCAGCGGGCTCGCGCGCGCCGTCGAAACCGTCACGGGCGAACACGTGGACGCCTACGCCATCGTCCGCACCGACTTCGTGGAGCGCGTCGTGGACGCCCTCGGCGGCCTGGACGTCACCGTGCCGGACGTGCCCAGCTACGGCGATCCCAAACGCCGCGGCATTCACTTCGACGACAACGCCGCGAACCTGCACGTGCACCTCGACCCGGGCGCGCACCACCTGGACGGCCAGGCGGCCGTGGCCTTCCTGCGCATGCGCAAAGGCTTCGGTGACGATTACGGCCGCATGGACCACCAGAAGCAGGCCATCAGCCAGCTCGCCTCGAAACTCAAGACGCCTGCGGGCCTCGCGGCGCTCCCCACCATCCTCGGCGGGCTGCAGGACGGCGTGGAAACCAACGTGGACCCCACGCTGCTGCAGCAGGTGCAGCCGTACCTGAGCAGCTTCAAGCTTGCGTTCGCGACGCTGCCCACCAATGAGATTCCCGGCGTCAGCAACCTCGCCCCGGACCGCGCCGCGCTCGCGCGCATCTGGGGTGTGCCCGCCGACACCAACGTCCAGAACGCCCGCGTGCACCTGGTGGACGCGAGCGGCGCGAACCTGGGCGGGCCGCTCGCCCGGCTGCTGCGCGCCAGCGGCTACACCGTCCGCACCGTCGAAACCGCCCCGCTCAGCCGCGAGAACAGCCAAGTGTTCACGCTCGACGCCGTTGGCGCTGCCGAACGCCTCGCCGACCAGCTGGGCCTGCCCCGCCTGCAGGGCCTGCGCTTTCCCGTGCAGAGCGGCGAGATCGGCGTGTACCTCGGGCAGGACGCGCAGAGCGCCTACCCGGAACTCGCGCGCATCAACGCCATCCAACCCTAA
- the rsfS gene encoding ribosome silencing factor, translating into MNEPTTQELQQLRVIVDAARERRAEDVVVLDLTQVSSTLDYFVICTATAGLQLNAVQQNIRDQAVEAGLPHPTVEGPSERWLLLAFGGNIIVHVMTREAREYYDLEGLWNDARVLDFPEVPQA; encoded by the coding sequence ATGAACGAACCGACCACCCAAGAACTGCAGCAGCTGCGCGTCATCGTGGACGCCGCCCGCGAACGCCGCGCCGAGGACGTCGTCGTCCTGGACCTCACGCAGGTCAGCAGCACCCTCGACTACTTCGTGATCTGCACCGCCACGGCGGGCCTGCAGCTTAACGCCGTGCAGCAGAACATCCGCGATCAGGCCGTCGAGGCGGGCCTGCCGCACCCGACCGTGGAAGGCCCTAGCGAACGCTGGCTGCTGCTCGCCTTCGGCGGGAACATCATCGTGCACGTCATGACCCGCGAAGCCCGCGAGTACTACGACCTCGAAGGGCTCTGGAACGACGCGCGCGTCCTCGACTTCCCTGAAGTGCCGCAGGCCTGA
- a CDS encoding TerD family protein, translating into MLQMVRGQRARLQDLLTGTRLLIGVRVAGPAREYDVTVFGLDEHSRIQDDRYTVFYNQKRSPEGAIEQLGPANGDAQRFLVDLARLPGAVRRLSVAATTDEGTFGQVSSGHLRLMTPDGQEVARYEFHGADFSTERAVTLGEVYFKDVWRVAATGQGFSGGLRALVESLGGEVKDAPPTPPVSAPVSPPSPPPTAPAAPAPPASSVNLTKVTLDKQGERASINLRKSGTPQPIHVNLNWDQQATRSGLFGMRTSRSADLDLGCMYVLKDGNGGVVQALGNHFGSERLPPYIVLDKDDRSGSSADGENLYIVRPDLIQQVLLFAFIYDGTNDFTDVNGRLQLKDASGNEVAVRLNNPDVRRTFCAIAMLENVGGRIEITKEERYFHGHAEADAHYGFGFRWAPGSK; encoded by the coding sequence ATGTTGCAGATGGTTCGAGGGCAACGCGCCCGCCTTCAAGACCTGCTGACCGGCACGCGCCTGCTCATCGGCGTACGCGTCGCCGGGCCCGCTCGCGAGTACGACGTGACCGTGTTCGGCCTGGACGAGCACAGCCGCATTCAGGATGACCGGTATACCGTCTTCTACAACCAGAAGCGCAGCCCGGAAGGGGCCATCGAGCAGCTCGGGCCCGCCAATGGGGACGCGCAGCGGTTCCTGGTGGACCTCGCGCGTCTGCCGGGGGCGGTGCGGCGCCTGAGCGTCGCGGCCACCACCGATGAGGGCACCTTCGGGCAGGTGTCGAGCGGGCACCTGCGCCTCATGACGCCGGACGGGCAGGAGGTCGCGCGGTACGAGTTCCACGGGGCGGACTTCAGCACGGAACGCGCCGTGACGCTCGGCGAGGTGTACTTCAAGGACGTGTGGCGCGTCGCCGCGACCGGTCAGGGGTTCAGTGGGGGCCTGCGCGCGCTCGTCGAATCGCTGGGCGGGGAAGTGAAGGACGCCCCGCCGACGCCCCCGGTGTCCGCGCCCGTTTCCCCGCCCAGCCCCCCGCCTACTGCGCCCGCTGCACCCGCCCCGCCTGCGTCGAGCGTGAACCTCACGAAGGTCACGCTCGATAAACAGGGTGAACGCGCCAGCATCAACCTGCGTAAGAGCGGCACGCCGCAGCCCATCCACGTGAACCTCAACTGGGACCAGCAGGCCACCCGCAGCGGCCTGTTCGGGATGCGGACCAGCCGCAGCGCCGACCTGGACCTCGGCTGCATGTACGTGCTGAAAGACGGGAACGGCGGGGTGGTGCAGGCGCTCGGGAACCATTTCGGCAGTGAACGCCTCCCGCCGTACATCGTGCTCGACAAGGATGACCGCAGTGGGAGTAGTGCAGACGGCGAGAACCTGTACATCGTCCGCCCGGACCTGATTCAGCAGGTCCTGCTGTTCGCCTTCATTTACGACGGTACGAACGATTTCACGGACGTGAACGGCCGCTTGCAGCTCAAGGACGCGAGTGGGAACGAGGTGGCGGTGCGCCTGAACAACCCGGACGTGCGGCGGACGTTCTGCGCGATCGCCATGCTGGAGAACGTGGGGGGGCGCATCGAGATCACTAAGGAGGAGCGGTACTTCCACGGGCACGCCGAAGCGGACGCCCATTACGGGTTCGGGTTTCGTTGGGCGCCGGGCAGCAAGTGA
- a CDS encoding S8 family serine peptidase — translation MPIRLPHIALSALSAALLIGCSQPTSAPTAARYAAVATVQLQPGDTRASLRARLHGDVLSWPDCQPGQADCTATVGLSDTDALTPQGQGTLRALAGTGLGIEPNRDVFSGGGTLTAVLTSVTTWAGGSVKTWSGGSVKTWSGGTYTPLPQNTGLWGTLGLQSAQQQAPKLGAGVTVAVIDTGLDVNHPAFAGALSAPGTWRDFVDGDALPQEEGVLGVGAYGHGTNVAGIVLQVAPQATIMPLRVLAPDGSGDVSSVVQAIDWAVAKGANVINLSLGSDERSKAVQDAINRASTRNVLVVCSAGNQNEQRLTYPAYDAAGIGGERTVSVGSVDAQDRKSSFSNYSDRLEVVAPGENVYAPAPGNAMAAWSGTSMAAPMVSGGLALALAEGSLNPRDLAANIIDKADDIYKLNPSYKGMLGRKGRLDLAAFIDAALH, via the coding sequence ATGCCCATCCGCCTGCCCCACATCGCACTCAGCGCCCTGTCCGCCGCTCTGCTCATCGGTTGCTCTCAGCCCACCAGCGCCCCCACCGCCGCGCGGTACGCGGCGGTCGCCACCGTTCAACTCCAGCCGGGCGACACCCGCGCGAGCCTCCGTGCGCGCCTGCACGGCGACGTGCTCAGCTGGCCCGATTGTCAGCCGGGCCAGGCTGACTGCACCGCTACCGTCGGCCTGAGCGACACCGACGCCCTCACCCCCCAGGGCCAGGGCACACTCCGCGCCCTGGCCGGCACGGGCCTCGGCATCGAACCGAACCGCGACGTATTCAGCGGCGGCGGCACCCTGACGGCCGTGCTCACCAGCGTCACCACCTGGGCGGGCGGCAGCGTCAAGACCTGGAGCGGCGGCAGCGTCAAAACCTGGAGCGGCGGCACCTACACGCCCCTGCCCCAGAACACCGGCCTGTGGGGCACCCTGGGCCTGCAGAGCGCGCAGCAGCAGGCGCCCAAACTGGGCGCGGGCGTGACCGTGGCCGTCATCGACACGGGCCTCGACGTCAACCACCCTGCCTTCGCCGGCGCGCTCAGCGCCCCCGGCACCTGGCGTGACTTCGTGGACGGCGACGCCCTCCCGCAGGAAGAAGGCGTTCTGGGCGTCGGCGCGTACGGGCACGGCACGAACGTCGCCGGCATCGTCCTGCAGGTCGCGCCGCAGGCGACCATCATGCCGCTGCGCGTCCTCGCGCCCGACGGCTCCGGCGACGTGAGCAGCGTCGTGCAGGCCATCGACTGGGCGGTCGCCAAGGGCGCGAACGTCATCAACCTCAGCCTCGGCAGCGACGAGCGCTCCAAAGCCGTTCAGGACGCCATCAACCGCGCGAGCACCCGCAACGTCCTGGTCGTCTGCTCCGCCGGCAACCAGAATGAGCAGCGCCTCACCTACCCCGCCTACGACGCGGCCGGCATCGGCGGCGAACGCACCGTGAGCGTCGGCAGCGTGGACGCGCAGGACCGCAAATCCAGCTTCTCGAACTACAGTGACCGCTTGGAAGTCGTCGCTCCCGGCGAGAACGTGTACGCGCCCGCTCCGGGCAACGCGATGGCCGCGTGGAGCGGCACGTCCATGGCGGCGCCCATGGTGTCCGGCGGGCTCGCCCTCGCCCTCGCCGAAGGCAGCCTGAACCCCAGGGACCTCGCAGCGAACATCATCGACAAAGCGGACGACATCTACAAGCTCAACCCGAGCTACAAGGGCATGCTGGGCCGCAAGGGCCGCCTCGATCTGGCCGCCTTCATTGACGCCGCTCTGCATTAA
- a CDS encoding HD domain-containing phosphohydrolase — MNRHDQGAARGSSREAPWQHHATQARALLSEDAPQALAHARACTQLAEQLGERALQARSALLLGQAHLAGASLAEALTALEQAVTLASPDQPALQAEAEAEMGKARLLMGDLEQARADLERARGRLPVTGDADTLRAFVLNQLAGVLYTQGAMTEALHTLEQALPLWERLGDLRGLANGLTNVGNINIDLGEYHAAAEGLARAYRIYQVDLQDLNGEAKVLLSLADMHQRQGNVDEAIRINQDALTATEHGGNLLLRATTTLNLGSNLLTAGRHAEAAPHLAEALRLSRHIGYREGELFTLDSLGTLHEQEGDVDAARTAHEAALSLALEIGHAAGELNATRQLGRLDLLAGQVDTARAHLERSLHLAEEMQAPREQAEAHQLLAEVLERTGALAEAITHLRASHRIERELFNEERDRQTRELTVRFDVQRARHEADVYRLRTEAEQQARATAEALVQERTADLERAQYEIVTRLAMAAEYRDDTTGEHTWRVGRAAASIARALGWAPERAELLGIAARLHDVGKIGIPDAVLLKRDRLTKAEFAQMQLHPLIGAQILSGSQSPLLQLAEEVALSHHERWDGGGYPRGLAGDEIPLSGRIVAVADVFDALMQVRPYKRAWSVDEALAELQAQSGQHFDPAVVAVASEALRTLSAEEEAFRASGGARRPDMPGRAWPAPPELEALLQERRLVVDVARREAAVAAARGAEGQADALTGLGDRAAFELDAHRLLMVEGQGVLVSLALEGLKDVNHQLGQVRGDLLLRTFAEAAEAEFGPRGRVYRVGGDAFAVLLPGTLPEGAAQARVAALAARVCVGDFARAQVKVGVVPFPEDAASPEALLHLGRARREDTARAAE, encoded by the coding sequence TTGAACCGACACGATCAAGGGGCGGCGCGCGGCTCCAGCCGCGAGGCACCGTGGCAACACCACGCCACGCAGGCGCGTGCCCTGCTGTCCGAAGATGCCCCGCAGGCGCTGGCTCATGCCCGCGCCTGCACTCAACTGGCAGAGCAGCTCGGGGAGCGAGCGTTGCAGGCGCGCAGCGCGCTGCTGCTCGGGCAGGCGCACCTGGCGGGCGCGTCCCTCGCCGAGGCGCTCACGGCCCTGGAGCAGGCCGTGACCCTGGCCAGCCCCGATCAGCCGGCCCTGCAGGCCGAAGCGGAAGCGGAAATGGGCAAGGCGCGCCTGCTGATGGGCGACCTCGAACAGGCGCGCGCCGACCTCGAACGGGCGCGCGGGCGTCTTCCCGTAACCGGCGACGCCGACACCCTGCGGGCCTTCGTGCTCAACCAGCTGGCCGGCGTGCTGTACACCCAGGGGGCCATGACCGAGGCGCTGCATACCCTGGAGCAGGCCCTGCCGCTGTGGGAGCGCCTGGGGGACCTGCGCGGGCTGGCCAACGGGCTGACGAACGTCGGCAACATCAACATCGACCTCGGGGAGTACCACGCGGCCGCCGAGGGGCTCGCGCGGGCGTACCGCATCTATCAGGTGGACCTGCAGGACCTCAACGGCGAAGCGAAAGTCCTGCTGAGCCTCGCGGACATGCACCAGCGGCAGGGCAACGTGGACGAGGCCATCCGCATCAACCAGGACGCCCTGACGGCCACCGAGCACGGCGGCAACCTGCTGCTGCGCGCCACGACGACGCTGAACCTGGGCAGCAACCTCCTGACGGCCGGGCGCCACGCGGAGGCCGCGCCGCACCTGGCCGAGGCGCTCCGCCTGAGCCGCCACATCGGGTACCGCGAGGGGGAACTCTTCACGCTGGACAGCCTCGGTACGCTGCACGAGCAGGAAGGCGACGTGGACGCGGCGCGCACCGCGCACGAAGCGGCGCTGAGCCTCGCGCTGGAGATCGGCCATGCCGCCGGAGAGCTGAACGCCACGCGGCAACTGGGGCGGCTGGACCTCCTGGCCGGGCAGGTGGACACGGCGCGCGCCCACCTGGAGCGCAGCCTGCACCTCGCCGAGGAGATGCAGGCGCCACGCGAGCAGGCCGAAGCGCACCAGCTGCTCGCGGAGGTGCTCGAACGCACGGGCGCGCTCGCGGAGGCCATCACGCACCTGCGGGCGTCCCACCGCATCGAACGGGAGCTGTTCAACGAGGAGCGGGACCGGCAGACGCGGGAACTGACGGTCCGGTTCGACGTGCAGCGCGCGCGGCACGAAGCGGACGTGTACCGCCTGCGCACCGAAGCGGAGCAGCAGGCGCGCGCGACCGCCGAAGCGCTGGTGCAGGAGCGCACAGCGGACCTGGAACGCGCGCAGTACGAGATTGTCACGCGGCTGGCGATGGCGGCGGAGTACCGGGACGACACGACGGGCGAGCACACGTGGCGGGTGGGGCGGGCCGCGGCGAGTATCGCGCGGGCGCTCGGGTGGGCGCCGGAACGCGCGGAGCTGCTGGGCATCGCGGCGCGCCTGCATGACGTCGGCAAGATCGGCATTCCCGACGCGGTGCTGCTGAAACGCGACCGCCTGACGAAAGCGGAATTCGCGCAGATGCAGCTGCATCCCCTGATCGGCGCGCAGATCCTGTCGGGCAGCCAGTCGCCGCTGCTGCAGCTCGCGGAGGAAGTGGCGCTCTCGCACCATGAACGCTGGGACGGCGGCGGGTACCCGCGGGGCCTCGCGGGCGACGAGATTCCACTGTCCGGGCGGATCGTGGCGGTCGCGGACGTCTTTGACGCGTTGATGCAGGTGCGGCCCTACAAGCGGGCATGGAGCGTGGACGAGGCGCTCGCCGAGTTGCAGGCGCAGTCCGGGCAGCACTTCGACCCGGCAGTGGTGGCGGTCGCGTCTGAGGCGCTGCGGACACTGAGCGCAGAAGAGGAGGCGTTCCGCGCGTCCGGGGGCGCGCGCCGCCCGGACATGCCGGGGCGGGCGTGGCCGGCGCCACCCGAGCTGGAGGCCTTGCTGCAGGAGCGGCGCCTGGTGGTCGACGTGGCGCGGCGTGAAGCGGCGGTCGCGGCGGCGCGGGGCGCCGAGGGGCAGGCGGACGCGCTCACGGGGCTCGGGGACCGCGCGGCGTTCGAGCTGGACGCGCACCGGCTGCTGATGGTGGAGGGGCAGGGCGTGCTGGTGTCCCTGGCGCTCGAAGGCCTCAAGGACGTGAACCACCAGCTGGGGCAGGTGCGCGGGGACCTGCTGCTCCGGACGTTCGCGGAGGCCGCCGAGGCGGAGTTCGGGCCGCGTGGGCGCGTGTACCGCGTGGGCGGCGACGCGTTCGCGGTGCTGCTGCCGGGCACCCTGCCTGAAGGTGCGGCGCAGGCGCGGGTGGCGGCGCTCGCGGCGCGCGTGTGCGTGGGGGACTTCGCGCGCGCGCAGGTGAAGGTGGGCGTGGTGCCGTTCCCGGAGGACGCCGCGTCGCCGGAGGCGTTGCTGCATCTGGGGCGCGCGCGGCGCGAGGACACGGCGCGCGCTGCGGAGTAG